The following are encoded together in the Synchiropus splendidus isolate RoL2022-P1 chromosome 7, RoL_Sspl_1.0, whole genome shotgun sequence genome:
- the golm1 gene encoding Golgi membrane protein 1 isoform X2: MGGLGNGRRAGRSPPLLIGALVACILVLGFNYWVSSSRNLELQTKLYELDGKVRRGAAEQEVAEMKRSQFQEEIQRQKEQMGHIESLYKRQLEGAQNTCSQEKVVLQQNVSSSSKAIRELKGQLNRLTDDLGKLQRELQNCHGNINTLNNKLTYDMTHCNSQVLAQKELCDERVAAAKIEIQKKMEKLILSSSVQENAAKEPVEEEEAAAPEIARANTVKVATTEKQIPEVAHQKESPEAPANELVDKDPDAPVDLDAAKEHPQIETHSVATATAQKQEILPAPEEDGEKDEDDIDNNDTANDIDNDNGDGNDTDDNNDGEDEKTHLMKNAPVMELMDDHKEETDDNGVHGMLHAVLKEDQKPVEHKLDEPDDYDADDRIVADKGREQEPANYNGDDENEGEFEADKQAELARL, translated from the exons ATGGGTGGACTGGGAAACGGACGGCGTGCAGGGCGATCCCCTCCTCTACTGATAGGAGCCCTGGTTGCTTGTATTCTGGTCTTGGGTTTCAACTACTGGGTGTCCAGCTCTCGCAATCTGGAGTTACAG ACTAAACTGTACGAACTGGATGGCAAAGTGAGGCGTGGAGCGGCAGAGCAAGAGGTTGCGGAAATGAAGAGGAGCCAATTTCAGGAAGAGATCCAGAGACAGAAGGAGCAGATGGGTCATATAGAAAGCCTTTACAAGAGGCAACTGGAAGGAGCACAGAATACCTGCAGTCAGGAGAAG GTAGTTTTGCAGCAGAATGTATCCTCCAGCAGTAAAGCCATACGAGAACTGAAAG GTCAGTTAAATCGGCTGACTGATGACTTGGGAAAGCTGCAGAGAGAGTTGCAGAATTGCCACGGCAACATCAACACCCTCAATAACAAACTAACCTATGACAT GACACACTGCAATTCCCAGGTCCTGGCTCAGAAAGAACTGTGTGATGAGAGAGTTGCTGCAGCCAAAATTGAAATccagaagaaaatggaaaagcTAATATTGTCCTCTTCTGTCCAG GAAAATGCAGCCAAAGAAcctgtagaagaagaagaagcagcagcgccAGAGATTGCTAGAGCTAATACTGTAAAGGTGGCCACGACAGAGAAACAAATACCTGAGGTAGCGCATCAAAAAGAATCCCCGGAGGCTCCGGCAAATGAGCTTGTTGATAAAG ATCCAGACGCTCCGGTGGATCTAGATGCAGCAAAAGAACATCCACAGATAGAAACCCACTCTGTTGCGACAGCCACTGCACAGAAGCAGGAAATTCTTCCAGCACCGGAAGAAGATGGCGAGAAGGACGAGGATGATATTGATAATAATGACACTGCCAATGATATTGATAATGATAACGGCGATGGTAATGACACTGATGACAAtaatgatggtgaggatgaaaaGACGCACCTGATGAAGAATGCCCCTGTGATGGAATTGATGGACGATCACAAGGAAGAGACTGATG acaatggaGTGCATGGAATGCTGCACGCCGTGCTGAAGGAAGACCAGAAGCCTGTGGAGCACAAACTGGATGAACCAGATGATTATGATGCAGATGATCGCATTGTTGCAG ACAAGGGCAGGGAACAGGAGCCAGCCAACTATAATGGAGATGACGAGAATGAGGGAGAATTTGAAGCTGACAAACAAGCAGAGCTCGCTCGACTTTAA
- the naa35 gene encoding N-alpha-acetyltransferase 35, NatC auxiliary subunit, protein MLTKSSVEDDDGGWGLGIPEKMKNNANWVDITHEFKGACKELNLGELLHDKLFGLFEAMSAIEMMDPKMDAGMIGNQVNRKVLNFEQAIKEHAIKVRDLSLPELIGIIDTCFCCLITWLEGHSLAQTVFTCLYVHNPDLIEEPALKAFALGILKVCDIAREKVNKAAVFEEEDFQAMTYGFKMANNVTDLRVTGMLKDVEDELQRKVKSTRSRQGEQRDPGVEREHQQCLALFNRIKFTRLLLSALIAFTKKETSSVSEAQKLVVQAADLLSAVHSSIEHGIQSQNDTTKGDHPIMMGFEPLVNQRLLPPTFPRYAKIIKREDMVAYFSKLIERIKTVCEVINTTNLHGILDFFCEFSEQSPCVLSRSLLQTTFLIDNKKVFGAHLMQDMIKDALRYFVSPPVLSFKCCLFNNHQAKDYIDSFVTHCSRPFCSLIQIHGHNRARQRDKLGHILEEFATLQDEAEKVDAALHSLLMKLEPQRQHLACLGTWILYHNLRIMIQYLLSGFELELYSMHEYYYIYWYLSEFLYAWLMSTLSRADSSQMAEERILEEQLKGRSSKKIKKKKKVRPLSKEITMSQAYQNMCAGMYKTMVALDMDGKVRKPQFELDSEQVRYEHRFAPFNSVVTPPPVHYIQFKEMSDLKKYSPPPSSADLYMAASKHFQQAKLILENVPSPDPEVNRILKVAKPNIVVMKLLAGGHKKETKVLPEFDFSAHKYFPVVKII, encoded by the exons ATGTTAACaaagtcttcagttgaagatgatgatggtggctgGGGGCTGGGAATCCCAGAGAAAATGAAGAACAACGCCAACTGGGTGGATATTACACATGAGTTTAAAGGGGCGTGCAAAG AACTGAACCTTGGCGAATTGCTTCATGACAAGCT GTTCGGCTTGTTTGAGGCCATGTCAGCCATTGAGATGATGGATCCTAAAATGGATGCTGGGATGATTGGTAACCAGGTCAACAGAAAAGTTCTCAACTTTGAACAAGCAATTAAG GAACATGCCATTAAAGTGAGAGATTTGAGTCTCCCTGAACTTATTGGGATAATTGATACGTGTTTCTGCTGTCTG ATCACATGGCTGGAAGGTCATTCTCTGGCACAGACTGTCTTCACATGCCTGTACGTCCACAACCCTGACCTAATTGAGGAGCCCGCCCTCAAAGCATTTGCGCTCGGCATCCTGAAGGTTTGCGACATTGCTCGGGAAAAGGTCAACAAAGCAGCCGTGTTTGAGGAG GAGGACTTTCAAGCCATGACCTACGGCTTTAAAATGGCCAACAACGTTACAGACCTGCGAGTGACTG GTATGCTCAAAGATGTGGAGGATGAGCTTCAGAGAAAAGTGAAG AGCACACGTAGTCGACAGGGCGAGCAGCGAGATCCAGGGGTTGAGCGAGAG CATCAGCAGTGCTTGGCTCTGTTCAATAGGATTAAATTCACCAGGCTTCTGCTCAGTGCATTGATCGCCTTCACAAAGAAAGAG ACCAGCTCTGTAAGCGAAGCCCAGAAGCTGGTGGTGCAGGCCGCGGACCTGTTGTCGGCCGTTCATTCGAGCATAGAGCACGGAATCCAGTCTCAGAACGACACCACTAAAGGAG ATCACCCCATCAtgatgggatttgaacccctggtGAACCAAAGACTGCTCCCACCCACCTTTCCCCGCTACGCCAAAATCATCAAGCGAGAGGACATGGTGGCCTATTTCAGTAAACTTATCGAGCGCATCAAGACGGTCTGCGAGGTCATCAACACCACCAACCTGCACGGCATTTTG GATTTCTTCTGTGAGTTCAGTGAGCAGTCTCCATGTGTGCTGTCCCGGTCGCTCCTGCAA ACAACATTCTTAATAGACAACAAGAAGGTGTTCGGTGCTCATCTGATGCAAGATATGATTAAAGATGCTCTCAGATACTTCGTCAGCCCACCAGTGCTGTCGTTCAA ATGCTGTTTATTCAACAACCATCAAGCTAAAGACTACATCGACTCCTTCGTCACTCACTGCTCCAGA CCGTTCTGCAGTCTGATTCAGATCCATGGTCACAATCGAGCCCGGCAGAGAGACAAGCTCGGGCACATTCTTGAGGAGTTTGCAACACTGCAGGATGAG GCAGAGAAGGTCGATGCAGCGCTGCACAGCTTACTGATGAAACTGGAGCCTCAGCGACAGCACCTAGCTTGTCTTGGCACGTGGATCCTCTACCACAACCTGAGGATCATGATCCAGTACCTGCTGAGTGGCTTCGAGCTGGAGCTTTACAGCATGCACGAATATTACTATATATACTG GTATCTGTCTGAGTTCCTCTACGCCTGGCTGATGTCCACGCTGAGCCGAGCAGACTCCTCCCAAATGGCTGAGGAGCGGattctggaggagcagctgaagggTCGCAGCAGCAAGAagatcaagaagaagaagaaag TCCGTCCTCTGAGTAAGGAGATCACGATGAGCCAGGCGTACCAGAACATGTGTGCGGGCATGTACAAG ACCATGGTGGCCCTGGACATGGACGGGAAGGTGcgcaagcctcagtttgagctTGACAGCGAGCAGGTCCGCTACGAACATCGGTTTGCCCCCTTCAACAGCGTGGTGACCCCGCCACCCGTGCACTACATCCAGTTCAAG GAAATGTCTGACCTGAAGAAGTACAGTCCTCCGCCGAGCTCGGCCGACCTTTACATGGCAGCCAGCAAACACTTCCAGCAAGCCAAGCTCATCTTAGAAAATGTACCAAGTCCAGACCCAGAG GTGAATCGTATACTGAAGGTGGCCAAACCCAACATTGTGGTGATGAAGCTGCTGGCAGGTGGACATAAGAAGGAGACAAAG GTGCTCCCGGAGTTCGACTTTTCTGCTCACAAGTATTTTCCTGTGGTCAAGATCATCTGA
- the LOC128762394 gene encoding G-protein coupled receptor-associated protein LMBRD2B-like isoform X1, producing the protein MSAVALAIVVVVVFCLAFYLLQHYGDIWKQQWMVLFGTLLSWYLCFLIVFILPFDVSTTIYKQCVRNNSSNPTPANQSQRLNQSKNGNFYYENVKVANVCQEPWSYIPDGILPVFWRVVYWTSQFLTWLLLPFMQSYARSGSFSVVGKIRTALIENAIYYGSYLLIFISLIVYVAAHPKWKLTWTEFQTIGITAANTWGLFLLVLLLGYGLVEIPRSYWFASSNGYMLDKTYFKVAKVAIEKAEAEEHLADVMEEVAVVHRSTRATNCLRKYVDTILTKCPSEYLEEMRRDVEPSSGDPDVLANKAGLVKMHEKVITAVQRHRQTQVQWSILVHQAFHLEDVAKSQSSPTRFFVRSSSSSQQQRGCFRSSIYTPKVEWYWECVCRQYFYRGLAVLLCLLSAAVVWSECTFFSTNPVLSLFAVLIQLAEKHYNYIWIEVACFISILFLCVCVYSTVFRIRFFNYYYLVPHHQTDAYSLQFSGMLFCRLTPPLCLNFLGLIHMDSAISHQDKIQTSYTTIMGSMHLLSFISDGFYIYYPMLVLLLCLATLYNLGSRCLNLLGLYQYLGSDESIADLVDEGKQFIRREKRKLQKCRDVGSRKWAWQQRHNNPKSLQNRNVTSSEEEDDQRRCLLQNDTEDESASNKSRTPGGRYHSLSASSSGVLDPV; encoded by the exons ATGAGTGCGGTGGCACTGGCTATTGTGGTTGTGGTCGTCTTCTGCCTTGCATTCTACCTCCTCCAGCACTATGGAGACATATGGAAGCAGCAGTGGATGGTCCTGTTTGGGACTCTGTTGTCTTGGTACCTCTGCTTTCTCATAGTCTTCATCCTGCCATTTGATGTCAGCACG ACCATCTACAAACAGTGTGTGCGCAACAACTCTTCAAATCCAACTCCTGCTAACCAATCGCAACGACTCAATCAGTCAAAAAATGGCAatttttattatgaaaatgtGAA AGTGGCAAATGTGTGCCAAGAACCATGGAGTTATATTCCAGATGGAATTCTGCCTGTCTTCTGGAGAGTGGTGTACTGGACTTCTCAGTTTCTCACTTG GTTGCTGTTGCCCTTCATGCAGTCCTACGCACGATCTGGATCTTTTTCAGTGGTTGGGAAGATTAGGACAGCCCTTATAGAAAATGCCATCTATTACGGCTCCTACCTGCTTATCTTTATTTCTCTGATTGTTTACGTGGCTGCACACCCAAAGTGGAAACTCACATG GACTGAGTTCCAGACTATTGGCATAACTGCTGCCAACACTTGGGGTCTGTTCCTCCTGGTGCTGCTGTTAGGCTATGGCTTAGTGGAAATCCCACGTTCCTATTGGTTTGCGTCATCCAATGGCTACATGCTGGACAAGACCTACTTTAAAGTGGCGAAGGTGGCTATAGAGAAAGCCGAGGCTGAGGAGCACTTGGCTGATGTGATGGAG GAGGTTGCAGTCGTTCATCGCTCAACACGGGCCACTAACTGCCTCAGGAAGTATGTGGATACCATTTTGACTAAG tgTCCAAGTGAATACCTGGAGGAGATGAGAAGAGATGTGGAACCCTCGTCTGGGGACCCTGATGTTCTCGCCAACAAAGCTGGACTGGTTAAGATGCATGAAAAA GTGATCACAGCAGTgcagagacacagacagacgCAGGTTCAGTGGTCGATTTTGGTGCACCAGGCTTTCCATCTGGAGGATGTGGCAAAGAGCCAAAGCAGCCCGACCCGTTTCTTCGTCCGAAGCTCGTCATCATCACAGCAACAACGCGGTTGCTTCCGTAGCTCCATCTACACTCCAAAAGTTG AGTGGTACTGGGAGTGTGTGTGCCGGCAGTACTTCTACAGGGGGTTGGCGGTTCTGTTGTGCCTCCTCTCGGCAGCTGTGGTGTGGTCTGAGTGCACTTTCTTTAGCACAAACCCCGTCCTCTCCCTCTTTGCTGTCCTCATTCAACTCGCTGAAAAACACTACAATTACATTTGGATCgag GTGGCGTGCTTCATCAGCATCCTCTTCCTTTGCGTATGCGTCTATTCCACTGTGTTCCGGATCCGTTTTTTTAATTACTACTACCTGGTGCCTCATCACCAGACTGATGCATACAGCTTGCAGTTCAGCGGCAT GTTGTTTTGCCGTCTAACTCCTCCTCTGTGCCTCAACTTCCTGGGTCTGATCCACATGGACTCTGCCATCTCACATCAGGATAAAATCCAAACTTCGTACACGACG ATAATGGGATCAATGCATCTGCTGTCTTTCATTTCGGACGGCTTCTACATTTATTATCCCATGTTGGTGTTGCTGCTCTGCTTGGCAACTTTGTATAA CCTTGGCTCTCGCTGTTTGAACCTCCTTGGATTGTATCAATACCTCGGTAGCGATGAATCGATTGCTGACCTCGTAGATGAAGGCAAGCAGTTCATCAGAAGAG aaaaGAGGAAACTGCAGAAATGCCGGGATGTTGGAAGCAGAAAATGG GCATGGCAGCAGCGACACAACAATCCCAAATCACTGCAGAATAGAAACG TCACTTcctctgaggaggaagatgatcagCGGAGGTGTTTACTTCAAAATGATACAGAAGATGAAAGTGCCTCCAACAAAAG CAGAACCCCTGGTGGACGATACCACAGTTTGTCAGCTTCATCGAGTGGAGTGCTTGATCCTGTTTGA
- the LOC128762394 gene encoding G-protein coupled receptor-associated protein LMBRD2B-like isoform X2 yields MSAVALAIVVVVVFCLAFYLLQHYGDIWKQQWMVLFGTLLSWYLCFLIVFILPFDVSTTIYKQCVRNNSSNPTPANQSQRLNQSKNGNFYYENVKVANVCQEPWSYIPDGILPVFWRVVYWTSQFLTWLLLPFMQSYARSGSFSVVGKIRTALIENAIYYGSYLLIFISLIVYVAAHPKWKLTWTEFQTIGITAANTWGLFLLVLLLGYGLVEIPRSYWFASSNGYMLDKTYFKVAKVAIEKAEAEEHLADVMEEVAVVHRSTRATNCLRKYVDTILTKCPSEYLEEMRRDVEPSSGDPDVLANKAGLVKMHEKVITAVQRHRQTQVQWSILVHQAFHLEDVAKSQSSPTRFFVRSSSSSQQQRGCFRSSIYTPKVEWYWECVCRQYFYRGLAVLLCLLSAAVVWSECTFFSTNPVLSLFAVLIQLAEKHYNYIWIEVACFISILFLCVCVYSTVFRIRFFNYYYLVPHHQTDAYSLQFSGMLFCRLTPPLCLNFLGLIHMDSAISHQDKIQTSYTTIMGSMHLLSFISDGFYIYYPMLVLLLCLATLYNLGSRCLNLLGLYQYLGSDESIADLVDEGKQFIRREKRKLQKCRDVGSRKWAWQQRHNNPKSLQNRNVTSSEEEDDQRRCLLQNDTEDESASNKRTPGGRYHSLSASSSGVLDPV; encoded by the exons ATGAGTGCGGTGGCACTGGCTATTGTGGTTGTGGTCGTCTTCTGCCTTGCATTCTACCTCCTCCAGCACTATGGAGACATATGGAAGCAGCAGTGGATGGTCCTGTTTGGGACTCTGTTGTCTTGGTACCTCTGCTTTCTCATAGTCTTCATCCTGCCATTTGATGTCAGCACG ACCATCTACAAACAGTGTGTGCGCAACAACTCTTCAAATCCAACTCCTGCTAACCAATCGCAACGACTCAATCAGTCAAAAAATGGCAatttttattatgaaaatgtGAA AGTGGCAAATGTGTGCCAAGAACCATGGAGTTATATTCCAGATGGAATTCTGCCTGTCTTCTGGAGAGTGGTGTACTGGACTTCTCAGTTTCTCACTTG GTTGCTGTTGCCCTTCATGCAGTCCTACGCACGATCTGGATCTTTTTCAGTGGTTGGGAAGATTAGGACAGCCCTTATAGAAAATGCCATCTATTACGGCTCCTACCTGCTTATCTTTATTTCTCTGATTGTTTACGTGGCTGCACACCCAAAGTGGAAACTCACATG GACTGAGTTCCAGACTATTGGCATAACTGCTGCCAACACTTGGGGTCTGTTCCTCCTGGTGCTGCTGTTAGGCTATGGCTTAGTGGAAATCCCACGTTCCTATTGGTTTGCGTCATCCAATGGCTACATGCTGGACAAGACCTACTTTAAAGTGGCGAAGGTGGCTATAGAGAAAGCCGAGGCTGAGGAGCACTTGGCTGATGTGATGGAG GAGGTTGCAGTCGTTCATCGCTCAACACGGGCCACTAACTGCCTCAGGAAGTATGTGGATACCATTTTGACTAAG tgTCCAAGTGAATACCTGGAGGAGATGAGAAGAGATGTGGAACCCTCGTCTGGGGACCCTGATGTTCTCGCCAACAAAGCTGGACTGGTTAAGATGCATGAAAAA GTGATCACAGCAGTgcagagacacagacagacgCAGGTTCAGTGGTCGATTTTGGTGCACCAGGCTTTCCATCTGGAGGATGTGGCAAAGAGCCAAAGCAGCCCGACCCGTTTCTTCGTCCGAAGCTCGTCATCATCACAGCAACAACGCGGTTGCTTCCGTAGCTCCATCTACACTCCAAAAGTTG AGTGGTACTGGGAGTGTGTGTGCCGGCAGTACTTCTACAGGGGGTTGGCGGTTCTGTTGTGCCTCCTCTCGGCAGCTGTGGTGTGGTCTGAGTGCACTTTCTTTAGCACAAACCCCGTCCTCTCCCTCTTTGCTGTCCTCATTCAACTCGCTGAAAAACACTACAATTACATTTGGATCgag GTGGCGTGCTTCATCAGCATCCTCTTCCTTTGCGTATGCGTCTATTCCACTGTGTTCCGGATCCGTTTTTTTAATTACTACTACCTGGTGCCTCATCACCAGACTGATGCATACAGCTTGCAGTTCAGCGGCAT GTTGTTTTGCCGTCTAACTCCTCCTCTGTGCCTCAACTTCCTGGGTCTGATCCACATGGACTCTGCCATCTCACATCAGGATAAAATCCAAACTTCGTACACGACG ATAATGGGATCAATGCATCTGCTGTCTTTCATTTCGGACGGCTTCTACATTTATTATCCCATGTTGGTGTTGCTGCTCTGCTTGGCAACTTTGTATAA CCTTGGCTCTCGCTGTTTGAACCTCCTTGGATTGTATCAATACCTCGGTAGCGATGAATCGATTGCTGACCTCGTAGATGAAGGCAAGCAGTTCATCAGAAGAG aaaaGAGGAAACTGCAGAAATGCCGGGATGTTGGAAGCAGAAAATGG GCATGGCAGCAGCGACACAACAATCCCAAATCACTGCAGAATAGAAACG TCACTTcctctgaggaggaagatgatcagCGGAGGTGTTTACTTCAAAATGATACAGAAGATGAAAGTGCCTCCAACAAAAG AACCCCTGGTGGACGATACCACAGTTTGTCAGCTTCATCGAGTGGAGTGCTTGATCCTGTTTGA
- the golm1 gene encoding Golgi membrane protein 1 isoform X1 — MGGLGNGRRAGRSPPLLIGALVACILVLGFNYWVSSSRNLELQTKLYELDGKVRRGAAEQEVAEMKRSQFQEEIQRQKEQMGHIESLYKRQLEGAQNTCSQEKVVLQQNVSSSSKAIRELKGQLNRLTDDLGKLQRELQNCHGNINTLNNKLTYDMTHCNSQVLAQKELCDERVAAAKIEIQKKMEKLILSSSVQENAAKEPVEEEEAAAPEIARANTVKVATTEKQIPEVAHQKESPEAPANELVDKDPDAPVDLDAAKEHPQIETHSVATATAQKQEILPAPEEDGEKDEDDIDNNDTANDIDNDNGDGNDTDDNNDGEDEKTHLMKNAPVMELMDDHKEETDDNGVHGMLHAVLKEDQKPVEHKLDEPDDYDADDRIVAGANPVKPQGQNTDKGREQEPANYNGDDENEGEFEADKQAELARL; from the exons ATGGGTGGACTGGGAAACGGACGGCGTGCAGGGCGATCCCCTCCTCTACTGATAGGAGCCCTGGTTGCTTGTATTCTGGTCTTGGGTTTCAACTACTGGGTGTCCAGCTCTCGCAATCTGGAGTTACAG ACTAAACTGTACGAACTGGATGGCAAAGTGAGGCGTGGAGCGGCAGAGCAAGAGGTTGCGGAAATGAAGAGGAGCCAATTTCAGGAAGAGATCCAGAGACAGAAGGAGCAGATGGGTCATATAGAAAGCCTTTACAAGAGGCAACTGGAAGGAGCACAGAATACCTGCAGTCAGGAGAAG GTAGTTTTGCAGCAGAATGTATCCTCCAGCAGTAAAGCCATACGAGAACTGAAAG GTCAGTTAAATCGGCTGACTGATGACTTGGGAAAGCTGCAGAGAGAGTTGCAGAATTGCCACGGCAACATCAACACCCTCAATAACAAACTAACCTATGACAT GACACACTGCAATTCCCAGGTCCTGGCTCAGAAAGAACTGTGTGATGAGAGAGTTGCTGCAGCCAAAATTGAAATccagaagaaaatggaaaagcTAATATTGTCCTCTTCTGTCCAG GAAAATGCAGCCAAAGAAcctgtagaagaagaagaagcagcagcgccAGAGATTGCTAGAGCTAATACTGTAAAGGTGGCCACGACAGAGAAACAAATACCTGAGGTAGCGCATCAAAAAGAATCCCCGGAGGCTCCGGCAAATGAGCTTGTTGATAAAG ATCCAGACGCTCCGGTGGATCTAGATGCAGCAAAAGAACATCCACAGATAGAAACCCACTCTGTTGCGACAGCCACTGCACAGAAGCAGGAAATTCTTCCAGCACCGGAAGAAGATGGCGAGAAGGACGAGGATGATATTGATAATAATGACACTGCCAATGATATTGATAATGATAACGGCGATGGTAATGACACTGATGACAAtaatgatggtgaggatgaaaaGACGCACCTGATGAAGAATGCCCCTGTGATGGAATTGATGGACGATCACAAGGAAGAGACTGATG acaatggaGTGCATGGAATGCTGCACGCCGTGCTGAAGGAAGACCAGAAGCCTGTGGAGCACAAACTGGATGAACCAGATGATTATGATGCAGATGATCGCATTGTTGCAGGTGCAAATCCAGTCAAACCGCAAGGCCAAAATACAG ACAAGGGCAGGGAACAGGAGCCAGCCAACTATAATGGAGATGACGAGAATGAGGGAGAATTTGAAGCTGACAAACAAGCAGAGCTCGCTCGACTTTAA